One Hordeum vulgare subsp. vulgare chromosome 4H, MorexV3_pseudomolecules_assembly, whole genome shotgun sequence DNA window includes the following coding sequences:
- the LOC123447096 gene encoding uncharacterized protein LOC123447096 → MPSASLLPATSAGAQPCPSLAPPRVRRRCCRVTAASAPSPAVGLGLGRRAVSLAGAAAWLATTAGRAEASPFDNYVKKKKLEPLETYVPAVLLTQDQFRDLEKSLEFEKPRFDESRSLLRSGPASSLRINIRAVAQYASSNGQGKAASDAVDECLRALEDLDSLLLKATRKDSSASVEVMRTKIAVALGALDNLLQTVPSAVMDKGKAIADAYRTPTDNYYEEGNGAELDPSLKQLQDIL, encoded by the exons ATGCCCTCCGCCTCGCTCCTCCCCGCCACCTCCGCcggggcgcagccctgcccctccCTAGCGCCGCCCCGCGTCCGGCGCCGATGCTGCCGCGTCACGGCCGCCTCCGCCCCGTCGCCTGCCGTCGGCCTCGGCCTCGGCCGCCGCGCCGTCTCCCTTGCCGGCGCCGCCGCCTGGCTCGCCACCACCGCCGGCA GGGCAGAAGCCAGTCCGTTCGACAACTACGTCAAGAA GAAGAAGCTGGAGCCATTGGAGACGTACGTCCCGGCTGTGCTGCTGACCCAAGACCAGTTCAGGGACCTAG AGAAATCCTTGGAATTCGAGAAGCCAAGGTTTGATGAGAGTAGATCATTGCTTCGTTCTGGTCCAGCATCATCCCTACGTATCAATATTCGAGCA GTGGCACAATATGCTTCCAGTAATGGCCAAGGCAAAGCTGCCTCTGATGCAGTGGATGAATGCTTACG AGCACTGGAAGATCTCGACTCGCTGCTACTGAAGGCTACACGGAAAGACTCGTCAGCATCTGTTGAAGTCATGAGAACCAAAATCGCTGTAGCCCTTGGAGCACTAGACAA CCTCCTGCAAACCGTGCCTTCAGCCGTTATGGACAAAGGAAAGGCGATTGCTGATGCATACAGGACGCCTACAGATAATTATTATGAAGAGGGTAATGGCGCAGAGTTGGATCCCAGTCTGAAACAGCTACAGGACATTC